A stretch of the Apteryx mantelli isolate bAptMan1 chromosome 3, bAptMan1.hap1, whole genome shotgun sequence genome encodes the following:
- the GPR6 gene encoding G-protein coupled receptor 6, with amino-acid sequence MERAAALNESGAAAPWLPGRGDNASLELASRPPAPPIINPWDVMLCVSGTAIACENAIVVAIICYSPSLRTPMFMLIGSLATADLLAGLGLILNFVFQYVIRSETVSLITVGFLVASFTASVSSLLAITVDRYLSLYNALTYYSERTVLCIHTMLVGTWGVSLCLGLLPVLGWNCLHDYAACSIVRPLTKSNVTLLSASFFLIFIIMLHLYIEICKIVCRHAHQIALQQHFLTASHYVATKKGVSTLAIILGTFGASWLPFAIYCVVGDPDYPSVYTYATLLPATYNSMINPIIYAYRNQEIQRSMWVLFCGCFQSKVSFRSRSPSDV; translated from the coding sequence ATGGAGCGAGCGGCGGCCCTGAACGAGAGCGGGGCGGCGGCCCCCTGGCTCCCGGGCCGCGGGGACAACGCGTCGCTGGAGCTGGCCTCGCGGCCCCCCGCACCCCCCATCATCAACCCCTGGGACGTGATGCTGTGCGTCTCCGGCACCGCCATCGCCTGCGAGAATGCCATTGTGGTGGCCATCATCTGCTACTCGCCCAGCCTGCGGACCCCCATGTTCATGCTCATCGGGAGCCTGGCCACGGCGGACCTGCTGGCGGGGCTCGGCCTCATCCTCAACTTTGTTTTCCAGTACGTGATCCGGTCCGAGACGGTCAGCCTCATCACTGTGGGATTCCTCGTCGCCTCCTTCACAGCGTCCGTGAGTAGCTTGCTGGCCATCACGGTCGATCGCTACCTTTCCCTCTACAATGCCCTCACCTACTACTCGGAGAGGACTGTGCTGTGCATCCACACCATGCTGGTGGGCACCTGGGGGgtctccctgtgcctggggctgctgccggtCCTGGGCTGGAACTGCCTCCATGACTACGCCGCTTGCAGCATCGTCAGACCCTTGACCAAAAGCAATGTGACTTTGCTGTCTGCctctttctttctgatttttatcaTCATGCTACATCTCTACATTGAAATCTGTAAAATAGTTTGCAGACATGCCCATCAGATAGCTCTACAGCAACATTTTCTGACTGCATCGCACTATGTTGCTACCAAAAAAGGAGTGTCTACCCTCGCTATAATCCTCGGGACTTTTGGAGCGAGCTGGCTACCTTTTGCGATCTATTGTGTAGTCGGAGATCCCGACTACCCTTCTGTGTACACTTATGCCACACTTCTACCTGCTACTTACAACTCCATGATCAATCCTATCATTTATGCCTACAGAAATCAAGAAATTCAGAGGTCCATGTGGGTTCTCTTTTGTGGCTGCTTTCAGTCTAAAGTGTCCTTTCGTTCCCGGTCCCCTAGCGATGTCtaa